In Candidatus Saccharibacteria bacterium oral taxon 488, one DNA window encodes the following:
- a CDS encoding NUDIX domain-containing protein → MIDQFIPKHHIQKHILGVLMHMKYARFRDMRLPKVDTNLYTYHLNLLKKRGFVIKTDDGYCLGREGLSYVDRVSIKSLKIRTQPKIITMIVIQNANGDVLLQRRTKQPHIDTWTLPYGKLHIDDESVLAAAQREAREKLAVDKLPLTHAGDCYIRVLIEGEILSSTLAHVFYGETDEVVAGEELVWARPHRLADYDLAPAVEQIVARTFFHDPFFFEEFVAELNEVIERRNI, encoded by the coding sequence ATGATTGACCAATTTATCCCCAAACATCACATCCAGAAGCATATCCTTGGCGTGTTAATGCATATGAAATATGCGCGATTTCGGGATATGCGGCTGCCAAAAGTCGATACTAATCTCTATACCTACCACTTAAATCTATTGAAGAAGCGGGGATTTGTCATCAAGACGGATGATGGATACTGTCTGGGGCGGGAAGGGCTATCGTATGTCGATAGAGTTAGTATTAAATCACTCAAAATTCGTACCCAGCCGAAAATTATTACCATGATTGTCATCCAGAATGCTAATGGCGATGTGCTACTCCAGCGACGCACTAAGCAGCCACATATCGACACCTGGACGCTGCCATATGGCAAGCTACACATTGATGACGAGTCGGTCTTGGCCGCTGCTCAGCGGGAGGCACGCGAGAAATTGGCGGTGGATAAGCTACCGCTGACACACGCAGGTGATTGCTATATTCGCGTCCTGATTGAGGGGGAGATATTATCATCGACATTGGCGCACGTATTTTATGGTGAGACCGATGAAGTTGTGGCGGGCGAAGAACTCGTGTGGGCTCGTCCGCATCGATTGGCGGATTATGACTTAGCACCAGCGGTTGAACAAATCGTGGCGCGGACGTTCTTTCACGACCCGTTCTTTTTTGAGGAATTTGTGGCAGAATTAAATGAGGTAATTGAAAGGAGAAATATATGA
- the aspS gene encoding aspartate--tRNA ligase has translation MKKRVLAIHTPDDVGKNITVAGWVHSRRDHGGLIFIDLRDHTGLVQLVINPDKPEAFKLAESLRDEFVIRAHGVVAERGEGLKNPNIASGNVEIVVEELEVLNRAETLPIQPFAEDNQANEDLRFKYRYLDLRRPKMQEMLQKRAEMYRRIHQYMDERQFIEIQTPILANSSPEGARDFLIPSRLQEGKFYALPQAPQQFKQLLMVGGVPRYYQLAACFRDEDPRADRLYGEFYQLDLEMSFVESGEEVRREVEPLMRQLAIDFAGKKLLDLSGLAVGDGSPIPRISYRDAMETYGSDKPDLRFGMELIELTDVFASTEFGVFKNAECIKAICVKNGTSLSRKQIDQFTDIAKSEGAGGLAYIKYVTIKNADEAQGYTIPVVGSNFYGYDAISPVAKYLSDEEHRLLIEKMNPEDGDVIFFGADTRPVVNAVLGRLRNEFATHFNLKDPSVVAFAWIIDFPFYEWDDRGKKLDFGHNPFSMPKGGLQALEAAATDADKLAIVADQFDMVMNGYEICSGGVRNHNPAVLYKVFDLLGFSESYVEEKFGAMLGAFKYGAPPHAGCAFGVDRILMELIDETNVRETLAFPKNGSGVDVMMDSPSMVDSAQLRELGL, from the coding sequence ATGAAAAAGAGAGTTTTGGCGATACATACCCCTGATGACGTTGGAAAAAATATTACGGTGGCTGGCTGGGTGCACTCCCGGCGCGATCACGGCGGGCTGATTTTTATTGATTTACGCGATCATACTGGCTTGGTGCAGCTGGTGATCAATCCTGATAAGCCGGAGGCTTTTAAGTTGGCGGAGAGTCTACGCGATGAGTTTGTGATTCGGGCGCACGGCGTGGTGGCGGAACGCGGCGAAGGCTTGAAAAATCCAAATATTGCCAGCGGCAATGTCGAGATTGTTGTGGAGGAGCTGGAAGTTTTGAACCGCGCTGAAACGTTGCCGATTCAGCCGTTTGCCGAGGATAACCAGGCGAATGAGGATTTGCGTTTCAAGTACCGCTACCTCGATCTGCGCCGTCCAAAGATGCAAGAGATGCTGCAAAAACGCGCCGAGATGTATCGCCGGATTCATCAGTACATGGACGAGCGCCAATTCATCGAAATTCAAACGCCGATTTTGGCAAATTCCAGCCCAGAGGGCGCGCGCGATTTTCTGATTCCCAGCCGCTTGCAGGAAGGCAAGTTTTACGCTTTGCCGCAGGCGCCGCAGCAATTCAAGCAGCTGTTGATGGTTGGCGGCGTGCCGCGCTACTACCAGTTGGCGGCGTGTTTCCGCGATGAAGATCCACGAGCTGATCGACTGTACGGCGAGTTTTACCAGCTGGATTTGGAGATGAGTTTTGTTGAAAGCGGCGAGGAAGTTCGTCGGGAAGTTGAGCCGCTGATGCGACAGCTCGCGATCGATTTTGCGGGCAAGAAGTTGCTGGATTTGAGTGGCCTCGCGGTCGGTGACGGCAGTCCAATTCCGCGTATTTCGTACCGCGACGCCATGGAGACCTACGGCTCGGACAAGCCAGACTTGCGTTTTGGCATGGAGCTGATTGAGCTGACCGATGTGTTCGCCAGCACCGAATTTGGCGTGTTTAAAAACGCTGAGTGTATCAAGGCGATCTGCGTCAAAAATGGCACTAGCCTCAGCCGCAAGCAAATTGATCAATTCACTGACATTGCCAAAAGTGAAGGGGCGGGCGGCTTGGCCTACATCAAGTACGTGACAATCAAAAATGCAGACGAGGCGCAGGGTTATACGATCCCGGTTGTTGGTAGTAACTTTTATGGCTATGATGCGATTTCGCCAGTGGCAAAATACTTGTCGGACGAAGAACATAGATTACTTATAGAGAAGATGAATCCTGAGGATGGTGATGTTATATTCTTCGGTGCCGACACTCGCCCAGTTGTCAACGCTGTGCTTGGTCGCTTGCGAAACGAATTTGCTACTCATTTCAACCTTAAAGACCCGAGCGTGGTGGCCTTTGCCTGGATCATCGATTTTCCGTTCTATGAATGGGATGACCGCGGCAAGAAGCTTGACTTTGGCCACAATCCATTTAGTATGCCAAAAGGCGGTTTGCAAGCCTTGGAAGCTGCTGCCACTGATGCTGATAAATTGGCAATTGTCGCCGACCAATTCGACATGGTGATGAACGGTTACGAAATTTGTTCTGGCGGCGTGCGCAACCACAACCCAGCGGTGCTGTACAAAGTATTTGACTTGCTGGGCTTTAGCGAATCCTACGTCGAAGAAAAATTTGGCGCCATGCTGGGCGCCTTCAAATACGGCGCACCGCCGCACGCCGGCTGTGCCTTTGGTGTGGATCGCATCCTTATGGAATTAATCGATGAAACTAATGTTCGCGAAACCCTGGCCTTTCCAAAGAACGGCTCGGGCGTTGATGTGATGATGGACTCGCCGTCAATGGTTGATTCAGCACAATTGCGAGAATTAGGGCTGTAG
- a CDS encoding mechanosensitive ion channel, which yields MMDTLIKQLLNSSRVDEWMIEHGLGWLVSERMVETVSIVIGAVIVYYFGRMFITWTIRYAIHSTAKHRSWHRKDIEKRENTLTQLIRSFWRITIIAYIAAMVASKLFYFDLSPLFASAGIIGVALGFGAQSLVKDFLAGIFIIAENQYRVGDIVDVMGASGTVERVGTRSTVLRDADGNVHYLPNGTIQHVINKTMGYSMSRFTLQLDPSTDISHAADIINETGQQLSKEKSWDKKIIEPPKFVSVGDITGRSVELIVAGKVQPSDQWAVTSEMRRRLLKEFEKQEIELAVIPTAITHKK from the coding sequence ATGATGGATACGCTTATCAAACAACTGTTAAATTCGTCGCGCGTTGACGAGTGGATGATTGAGCACGGACTGGGCTGGCTGGTGAGCGAGCGGATGGTTGAGACAGTCAGCATCGTCATCGGTGCGGTTATCGTTTATTATTTTGGCCGCATGTTTATCACCTGGACGATCCGTTACGCCATCCATTCCACTGCCAAGCACCGCTCGTGGCACCGCAAAGATATCGAAAAGCGCGAAAATACGCTGACGCAGCTGATTCGTAGTTTTTGGCGTATCACCATCATTGCCTATATCGCCGCCATGGTCGCCAGCAAGTTATTCTACTTTGACTTGTCACCACTGTTTGCCAGCGCCGGCATCATTGGTGTGGCACTCGGATTCGGTGCACAGTCACTTGTCAAAGATTTTCTGGCTGGCATCTTTATCATCGCTGAAAATCAATATCGCGTCGGCGACATCGTTGACGTCATGGGTGCGAGCGGCACTGTCGAGCGCGTCGGTACCAGGTCAACCGTGCTCCGCGATGCTGACGGTAATGTGCACTACTTACCAAATGGTACCATCCAGCATGTCATCAACAAAACGATGGGGTATAGCATGTCGCGCTTTACCTTGCAGCTCGATCCAAGTACCGACATCAGCCATGCCGCTGATATCATCAACGAGACCGGTCAGCAACTGAGCAAGGAAAAGTCTTGGGACAAGAAAATTATTGAACCGCCAAAATTTGTCTCCGTCGGCGATATCACCGGCCGCTCGGTCGAATTGATCGTTGCTGGTAAGGTCCAGCCATCAGATCAATGGGCGGTTACCTCAGAGATGCGCCGCCGGCTCCTCAAAGAATTTGAAAAACAAGAAATCGAGCTAGCTGTTATCCCAACGGCGATAACGCATAAAAAGTAA
- a CDS encoding HD domain-containing protein has translation MASEVIQTQARVDNIKPVELLEALRQEKYPSIESSNSQALDTLLYDRERWSLLLKMSSLAIESSCLVDNFSGVDRIPRRKNGDRETDVEHSFLLATLAPNLARILYPNLDIDRIRHYSLVHDMIEIEVGDVATFNLSPDEQAEKERREQIALKKLLKELPLLEAEALASYERQDTPEARFVRLVDKLLPAVVDITGQGTRVVEEDFGVASIDELRSSHDKLAIKWRDMFHNEFPELEQLYAVLAYLFENKYEQERQRQKETHIPERPNQLKEVERKWLIDPDNLPDGLENYPHADLKQGYLAVSGDGSETRIRSFGDGERFELTVKTAGTVVRGEQNIKITGEMFKALWPQTEGNRVEKTRYYIPFTDSNNNQHTIELDVYAGHLSGLVTAEIEFSGRETEASVRANAFTPPKWFGDDVSEDKRYKNRSLASKQHGFMKLG, from the coding sequence ATGGCTAGCGAAGTAATACAAACTCAAGCTAGGGTGGATAATATCAAACCTGTGGAATTGCTAGAGGCACTACGCCAAGAAAAATATCCATCAATAGAGTCATCAAATAGTCAGGCTCTCGACACACTTCTATATGATAGGGAGCGATGGTCACTGCTGCTGAAAATGTCAAGTCTGGCAATTGAATCCTCTTGCTTGGTGGATAACTTTTCAGGCGTTGACCGCATACCTCGACGAAAAAACGGAGATCGTGAAACAGATGTAGAACACAGTTTTCTACTGGCGACATTAGCTCCAAATCTAGCACGAATACTCTACCCTAATCTTGATATAGATCGTATCCGCCACTACAGCCTTGTTCACGACATGATAGAGATTGAGGTCGGTGATGTCGCAACATTTAACCTGTCACCAGATGAACAAGCCGAGAAAGAACGTCGCGAACAGATAGCCTTGAAAAAATTACTAAAGGAACTACCGCTACTTGAAGCCGAAGCGTTAGCGTCATATGAGAGGCAGGATACACCAGAGGCTCGTTTTGTCCGCCTCGTTGACAAACTTCTTCCGGCTGTCGTTGACATCACCGGTCAGGGTACTCGAGTTGTCGAAGAAGACTTCGGCGTCGCAAGTATTGACGAGCTTCGTAGCTCCCATGATAAGCTAGCCATTAAATGGCGAGACATGTTCCATAACGAATTCCCTGAGCTTGAACAACTCTACGCCGTCCTTGCCTATCTTTTTGAAAATAAGTATGAGCAAGAACGTCAAAGACAAAAAGAAACTCATATACCGGAACGACCAAACCAACTGAAAGAAGTTGAAAGAAAGTGGCTCATCGACCCAGATAATCTTCCTGATGGTCTAGAAAACTATCCTCATGCTGATCTTAAGCAAGGATATTTAGCAGTTAGTGGTGATGGATCCGAAACACGTATTCGTAGCTTCGGTGATGGTGAGCGGTTTGAGCTAACTGTCAAGACTGCCGGTACAGTTGTCCGCGGCGAGCAAAACATTAAGATAACTGGCGAGATGTTCAAGGCACTCTGGCCACAGACCGAAGGCAATCGCGTTGAAAAAACTAGATACTACATACCCTTCACTGACAGTAACAATAACCAGCACACGATTGAGCTTGATGTGTATGCGGGACACTTATCGGGACTAGTCACGGCAGAGATTGAATTCAGCGGTCGCGAAACGGAGGCATCGGTTCGTGCGAATGCCTTCACACCACCAAAGTGGTTTGGTGATGACGTCAGTGAAGATAAGCGATATAAAAACCGTTCCCTTGCCTCAAAGCAACATGGTTTTATGAAGCTCGGTTAA
- the trmB gene encoding tRNA (guanosine(46)-N7)-methyltransferase TrmB, with protein sequence MSFVDPNQFVITRRRKKYKFALFNNSPLCFEYDEWTPRPIDVLEIGAGTGLFSVELATRHPEQRFLAVDVKADRLQKGARAAERCGLTNIWFVRARADQLGELCEAGSLSQLWITFPDPFPRQRSSGRRLTHPHFLTQYAKLLDEGGELLLKHDDHDFFCWGLEQLVVAGWQLRGLTFDLHESERFDEESDARIMTTYEQRWVGEGKAIGFVGAGKSINRAS encoded by the coding sequence ATGAGTTTTGTCGATCCAAATCAATTTGTCATTACCCGGCGACGCAAGAAGTATAAATTTGCATTATTTAACAATTCGCCGCTTTGTTTTGAGTATGATGAGTGGACGCCGCGGCCGATTGACGTACTGGAGATTGGTGCTGGAACGGGACTGTTTAGCGTCGAACTAGCGACGCGCCATCCCGAGCAGCGGTTTTTGGCGGTTGACGTCAAGGCCGATCGATTGCAAAAAGGGGCACGCGCGGCCGAGCGGTGCGGCCTCACGAACATCTGGTTTGTGCGGGCACGAGCAGATCAGCTGGGTGAGCTGTGTGAAGCTGGATCGCTTAGCCAGTTGTGGATCACCTTTCCCGATCCGTTTCCACGCCAGCGCTCCAGCGGCAGGCGCTTAACACACCCACATTTTTTAACGCAGTATGCAAAGTTGCTTGATGAGGGCGGTGAGCTACTGCTCAAGCATGATGATCACGACTTTTTCTGCTGGGGCTTGGAGCAGCTGGTGGTGGCTGGCTGGCAGCTTCGGGGGCTAACGTTTGATCTGCACGAATCGGAGCGATTTGACGAGGAGAGCGATGCCCGGATCATGACAACCTACGAACAGCGCTGGGTTGGCGAGGGGAAAGCGATTGGGTTTGTGGGAGCAGGGAAATCTATTAACCGAGCTTCATAA
- a CDS encoding NUDIX domain-containing protein — protein sequence MYDRHEVSVKVALYSSDGECALMMYYPRDDGFGLPGGHIDAGETPDVALRRELREELGITIDATPADFYVRDPQGSTVKDHKIILGYTATVDGNIKLPDRACDGGEERPVWLTRTEVEATDKLASGYRDFLLKWWPRGYS from the coding sequence ATGTATGATCGACACGAAGTTAGTGTAAAAGTAGCGCTGTATAGTAGTGATGGTGAGTGTGCGCTAATGATGTATTATCCACGCGATGATGGCTTTGGCTTGCCGGGCGGGCATATTGACGCTGGTGAAACGCCTGACGTGGCATTGAGGCGAGAGCTGCGCGAGGAGCTGGGTATCACAATCGATGCGACTCCAGCTGATTTTTATGTGCGCGATCCGCAGGGCAGTACCGTCAAAGACCATAAAATTATTCTTGGCTACACGGCCACGGTTGACGGTAACATTAAACTACCGGACCGAGCGTGTGATGGCGGTGAGGAACGACCAGTCTGGTTGACGCGGACAGAAGTTGAAGCTACTGACAAGCTTGCGTCGGGTTATCGGGATTTTTTGCTGAAGTGGTGGCCTCGAGGCTACAGCTGA
- a CDS encoding alpha/beta hydrolase, with amino-acid sequence MQYLNQSITGDDGVATGYADKLSPSGNLEQHYTKTGPYKVAHYIQNNTDGSKAYRLYYPERQKSNQTFPLVVMVNGTATPASTYTPILEHLASWGFVVIGNEDGWAGTGASTAATLDAALQYNTTQESPVRGLINTNKIGIAGHSQGGAGAINAATKYSNSNKYSSLYTASAVSRGTANNNQWTYDVSRLNTAVFMMAGTGASDSIAISPLDDLKHNFDALQGGKPGVIARRKSVGHKDVLEYGDAYMTAWFLWTLADDAKAKMVFAGADAELRHNSDWQDVQVRNIE; translated from the coding sequence ATGCAATATCTCAATCAAAGTATTACCGGAGATGATGGTGTAGCGACTGGCTACGCTGATAAGCTTAGCCCTAGTGGCAACCTCGAACAACATTACACCAAGACCGGACCCTACAAAGTAGCGCACTACATTCAAAATAATACCGATGGTTCTAAGGCCTATCGTCTCTATTACCCTGAGCGCCAGAAGTCTAACCAAACTTTTCCACTAGTTGTAATGGTAAATGGCACAGCAACACCAGCTAGCACCTATACACCGATTCTCGAGCACCTCGCCAGCTGGGGCTTCGTCGTAATCGGCAATGAGGATGGCTGGGCTGGTACTGGTGCATCGACCGCAGCTACGCTTGATGCCGCTCTGCAGTACAACACAACCCAAGAGAGTCCAGTGCGCGGGCTAATCAACACTAATAAAATTGGGATCGCTGGACATTCGCAAGGTGGCGCAGGAGCGATCAATGCCGCTACTAAGTATAGTAATAGCAATAAGTATTCTTCGCTTTACACCGCTAGCGCCGTGAGTCGTGGCACTGCTAATAATAATCAATGGACCTATGACGTCTCACGCCTCAATACAGCGGTGTTCATGATGGCAGGAACTGGCGCTAGCGATAGTATTGCCATCAGTCCGCTCGATGACTTGAAGCATAATTTTGATGCATTACAAGGGGGCAAGCCAGGAGTCATTGCACGGCGTAAGTCAGTTGGTCATAAAGATGTGCTAGAATACGGTGATGCATATATGACCGCCTGGTTCCTATGGACACTGGCAGATGATGCCAAGGCGAAGATGGTCTTTGCTGGTGCCGACGCAGAACTACGCCATAACAGCGACTGGCAGGATGTCCAGGTACGCAATATTGAATAA
- a CDS encoding SDR family NAD(P)-dependent oxidoreductase: protein MSRKKYNSNHKVVLITGASSGIGRATAELLLQKGYIVYGLARNSEALQKIKGLRLIPGDMKDEKSLESAVKKICDEQGRIDVLINNAGYGLLGAVEDIPIEQARRQFEVNVFGLARLTQLVLPSMREAGSGLIINMSSVGGRVYFPLGAWYHASKHAIEGFSDSLRLELQEYNIKLVVIEPGLIATNFYKLAEEPLTRYSSNGAYSGVAKAISHNLSQSYRTMSPPSVVAHKVATIIESKHPRRRYLVGKLARVLFYTRYLLGDGVFEQIAKKQTRQSK, encoded by the coding sequence ATGAGTAGAAAAAAGTATAATTCAAATCATAAAGTAGTGTTAATTACTGGAGCGTCCAGCGGTATCGGAAGAGCGACCGCCGAGCTGCTTTTGCAGAAAGGTTACATAGTGTACGGACTTGCTCGAAATAGTGAGGCGCTTCAAAAAATTAAAGGCCTTCGGCTAATACCGGGTGATATGAAAGATGAAAAATCACTTGAGTCTGCGGTAAAAAAGATTTGTGATGAGCAGGGAAGAATAGATGTACTTATTAATAATGCCGGCTATGGATTACTGGGGGCGGTAGAGGATATTCCAATTGAACAGGCCCGCAGGCAGTTTGAGGTGAATGTATTCGGGCTGGCTAGACTGACGCAGCTTGTGCTGCCTAGTATGAGAGAAGCGGGCTCGGGCTTGATTATTAATATGTCATCGGTTGGAGGTAGAGTGTATTTTCCGCTCGGTGCCTGGTATCATGCTTCAAAGCACGCTATTGAGGGGTTTTCCGATAGCTTGCGGCTAGAGCTGCAGGAATACAACATCAAGCTTGTGGTAATTGAGCCTGGCTTGATCGCTACAAATTTCTACAAATTAGCTGAAGAGCCGCTTACTCGTTATTCGTCAAACGGTGCCTATAGCGGCGTAGCAAAGGCAATATCGCACAACCTATCTCAGTCATACAGGACTATGTCACCGCCTAGCGTGGTCGCGCACAAAGTGGCGACAATTATCGAGAGTAAGCACCCACGACGTCGGTATCTTGTTGGTAAATTAGCGAGAGTTCTCTTCTACACACGGTACCTCTTGGGCGATGGCGTCTTTGAACAAATAGCTAAAAAACAGACGAGGCAGTCGAAGTGA
- a CDS encoding MerR family transcriptional regulator produces MLIHQLSEKSGVSIDTIRYYTKIGILPVTQRPAGSRSYSDYDESALEYLTEIRLAKSAGFTLMEIKQYIKEWNDGQITPDTAIDILRKKIAMVRKKKSELDAIEAILKSKITQLR; encoded by the coding sequence ATGCTAATTCATCAACTTTCCGAGAAATCTGGTGTTTCTATCGACACCATTCGTTACTATACAAAAATCGGTATTTTACCGGTAACACAACGTCCCGCTGGAAGCCGCAGTTATTCAGACTACGACGAGAGTGCGCTCGAATACCTCACGGAAATACGCCTCGCCAAGTCGGCGGGATTTACACTGATGGAGATTAAGCAATACATCAAGGAATGGAATGACGGACAGATTACACCGGATACAGCTATCGATATATTGCGCAAAAAGATTGCGATGGTACGAAAGAAAAAGTCTGAACTTGATGCAATAGAAGCGATATTAAAAAGTAAGATAACACAGCTACGCTAA
- a CDS encoding A/G-specific adenine glycosylase, with protein sequence MNDKDSRFQALIHQKGRELYRPMPWRDQPTLYYVLVSELMLQQTQVARVLTKFGEFTAKFPDIESLAAAELTEVLRAWQGLGYNRRAQYLHRASQAIVAGAPVATLDDLVELPGIGINTAGAIMNYAYQVPTPFIETNIRTVYLNHFFAGQTAVADRDILTVVEQTMDQANPRQWFWALMDYGSELKSQGKGKLSASRHYTKQSQFTGSLRQMRGEILRRYVAGQPLAGITAELQDDPRFAAALDGLQRDGLIAVK encoded by the coding sequence ATGAATGATAAAGACTCTCGCTTTCAGGCGCTGATCCACCAAAAAGGCCGCGAACTGTACCGGCCGATGCCGTGGCGTGATCAGCCGACCTTGTACTATGTGCTGGTGAGTGAGCTAATGCTGCAGCAAACCCAGGTCGCTCGCGTCTTGACGAAGTTCGGAGAGTTTACTGCGAAATTTCCAGATATTGAGTCACTGGCAGCGGCCGAGCTGACCGAGGTGCTCCGCGCGTGGCAGGGGCTGGGCTATAACCGCCGCGCTCAGTATCTTCACCGGGCGTCACAAGCCATTGTCGCTGGTGCCCCGGTGGCCACGCTAGATGACCTCGTTGAGTTACCAGGCATCGGCATCAATACCGCTGGCGCCATCATGAACTATGCTTATCAAGTGCCAACACCGTTCATTGAGACCAATATTCGTACCGTCTATCTCAATCATTTCTTTGCGGGCCAGACGGCAGTTGCGGATCGTGACATATTGACTGTTGTTGAGCAGACGATGGACCAGGCAAATCCGCGTCAGTGGTTTTGGGCGCTGATGGACTATGGTAGTGAGCTCAAATCTCAGGGAAAGGGCAAATTATCCGCCAGTCGTCATTACACCAAGCAATCACAATTCACCGGTAGTCTCCGCCAGATGCGGGGCGAGATTTTGCGTCGATATGTTGCCGGGCAGCCGCTCGCTGGAATTACCGCTGAGTTGCAGGACGATCCACGATTTGCGGCGGCACTGGATGGTCTGCAACGGGACGGTCTCATTGCTGTAAAGTGA
- a CDS encoding type II/IV secretion system protein, producing MRISDSSIEKILRQGEVISESQLAELKMEAERTHHSLQTIILERKVLSEVQLGQKIGEYINVPFVTIEPKDIPDDVLKRIPEHIARQYNVVLFAVDDNGVLSLAMEDPDDVQALNFIQKEIGYNIKVFLATKNNILDCLENYRGNITDELDEVVSIQSGAESDSQNVSEEEISENSPIAQTVNLLLEYAIKSGASDIHIEPREDFVQVRYRIDGVLKEVNKLPRNVQGALVSRIKILSNLKIDERRVPQDGRFKIKVSGKQYALRVSTLPIADGEKIVMRILDESNQAVALDSLGYWGLSLSTLKDAMAQPNGMILVTGPTGSGKSTSLFSVLSELNTPDVNISTIEDPVEYKIPGVNQTQTNAKAGMTFASGLRALLRQDPNIIMVGEIRDGETANLGVQAALTGHLVFSTLHTNNAATCLPRLLDMGIEPFLIASTVKAVIGQRLVRRLCMHCRQQYVPDAEELAYIVQMFNLKQGSMQRLHALEQQAAADKIGGSTPLGSTDVTIQYLWRPNPEGCDECGHNGFKGRVGIYEVLGISIPIQKMITANATSNEIQQQAITEGMVTMQTDGFIKSLRGVTTLEEVLRATREQ from the coding sequence ATGCGCATTTCTGACAGTAGTATTGAGAAGATTTTGCGCCAGGGTGAGGTAATTTCTGAGTCACAGCTGGCTGAGTTAAAGATGGAGGCGGAGCGCACGCACCATTCATTGCAGACGATTATCTTGGAGCGTAAGGTACTGAGCGAGGTACAGCTTGGGCAAAAGATTGGTGAATACATTAATGTGCCATTTGTGACCATTGAGCCAAAGGATATCCCTGACGATGTCCTCAAGCGTATCCCCGAACACATCGCTCGCCAGTACAATGTCGTATTGTTTGCGGTTGATGATAACGGCGTCTTGAGTTTGGCGATGGAAGATCCGGATGATGTGCAGGCGCTGAACTTCATCCAGAAAGAGATTGGCTACAACATCAAGGTGTTCCTGGCGACAAAAAATAACATTCTTGACTGCCTGGAGAATTATCGCGGTAATATCACTGATGAGCTGGATGAGGTGGTGTCAATCCAGAGCGGTGCTGAATCAGATTCACAAAACGTCTCTGAGGAGGAGATTTCCGAGAATTCGCCGATCGCCCAGACGGTTAACTTGCTGCTGGAATATGCTATCAAATCGGGCGCCTCGGACATCCACATTGAGCCGCGCGAGGATTTCGTCCAGGTGCGTTACCGAATTGATGGTGTGCTCAAGGAAGTGAATAAATTGCCGCGCAATGTTCAGGGTGCACTGGTTAGTCGTATTAAGATTTTGTCAAATTTGAAAATTGATGAACGCCGCGTGCCGCAAGATGGTCGCTTCAAGATCAAGGTCTCGGGTAAGCAATACGCGCTGCGTGTGTCGACGCTGCCGATCGCTGATGGCGAGAAAATCGTCATGCGTATTTTGGACGAATCCAACCAGGCGGTCGCCCTGGATAGCCTCGGCTATTGGGGGTTGTCACTGAGTACACTCAAGGACGCTATGGCACAACCAAATGGTATGATCTTGGTGACCGGGCCAACTGGTTCGGGAAAATCAACCTCCCTGTTTAGCGTGCTGTCAGAACTCAACACTCCTGATGTTAATATTTCAACCATCGAAGACCCAGTCGAATATAAAATCCCTGGTGTCAACCAAACCCAGACTAATGCCAAAGCCGGCATGACCTTTGCTTCAGGGCTGCGCGCACTACTCCGTCAAGACCCAAACATCATCATGGTTGGAGAGATCCGTGACGGCGAAACCGCCAACTTAGGCGTGCAGGCAGCGCTGACTGGACACTTAGTGTTCTCGACCCTGCACACCAACAACGCCGCAACTTGTTTGCCGCGTCTCCTTGATATGGGAATTGAGCCGTTCTTGATCGCCTCGACGGTCAAGGCAGTGATTGGTCAGCGCTTGGTGCGGCGGCTATGCATGCACTGTCGTCAGCAGTATGTGCCGGATGCCGAGGAGCTAGCCTATATCGTCCAGATGTTTAATCTCAAGCAGGGCTCGATGCAGCGATTACATGCGCTAGAGCAGCAGGCGGCGGCTGATAAGATTGGCGGTAGTACGCCACTCGGTTCAACTGACGTAACGATTCAGTACTTGTGGCGACCAAATCCTGAGGGCTGCGATGAGTGCGGCCATAATGGCTTCAAGGGGCGTGTTGGTATCTACGAAGTCCTCGGTATTTCGATTCCAATCCAAAAGATGATCACCGCTAATGCTACTAGTAATGAGATCCAGCAGCAGGCGATTACCGAAGGAATGGTGACAATGCAGACAGATGGTTTCATTAAATCGCTGCGCGGCGTGACAACGCTAGAGGAAGTTTTGAGAGCAACAAGGGAGCAATAA